The DNA segment TATTGCTATGCAAATAGCCGCTTCAAATCCTAGATATTTATCGCGAGAGGATGTTCCTCGTGAGGTGGTAGAAAAAGAAAGAGAAATTCTAAAAACACAGGCTATAAACGAGGGTAAACCTGAAAAGATTGTTGAAAAGATTGTTGACGGGCGAATTGAAAAATTTTATGAAGAAAATTGCCTTTTAGAGCAACCTTTTATAAAAGATCCTGATAAGAATATTTCTCAACTGATAATGGAGAAAATAGCTATTATCGGTGAAAATATAACTATTAGTCGTTTTGCGAGATTCGAGCGGGGCGAAGTTATAAAAGACAATACTTCTAGCGTTTGAACAGTTAAAAAAGAGACACCATTTCCAGTGTCTCTTTTTTAAAAAGGAGGATTTTGTAATAAAATATAGAATTCATTTAGCAAAGAGAGGGTTCCGGATGCAAAAACCAGTTTATAAAAGAATCATTTTAAAAATCAGCGGTGAAGCATTAGCTGGCAGCAAAGGTTTTGGTATCGATCAACAAATACTGAATTCAATAGCGGATCAAATTAAAGAAGTCCATAATCTTGGCGTTGAGGTAGCGATAGTTGTAGGCGGTGGTAACATATGGAGAGGCAGAGATTCAGAGCAAATGGATAGAGCAACGGCAGATTATATGGGGATGTTAGCTACTGTAATTAATGCACTTGCCTTGCAAGATGTTTTAGAAAACAGAGGAGTTCAAACAAGAGTTCAAACTGCTATAGAAATGAGAGAGGTAGCAGAGCCATATATCAGAAGAAGAGCCATAAGACATCTTGAAAAAGGAAGAGTGGTTATTTTTGCTGCGGGAACCGGCAACCCGTTCTTTTCAACGGATACCACTGCTGCCCTAAGGGCTGCTGAGATAGAGGCGGAAGTAATACTGTTGGCGAAAAAAGTTGATGGAGTTTATGATTCTGATCCTCTACTAAATACTGCGGCGCAAAAATATGATTCTCTCGATTATATTGATGTACTAAATAAGGGTTTAGGTGTAATGGATTCAACGGCAACTTCTTTGTGCATGGATAATAATATCCC comes from the Tepidanaerobacter acetatoxydans Re1 genome and includes:
- the tsf gene encoding translation elongation factor Ts, translated to MITPEQVKELREQTGAGIMDCKKALVEADGDIEKAVIVLREKGLAKAAKKQNRLASEGIIESYIHGDGRIGVLVEVNCETDFVARNEEFRSFAKDIAMQIAASNPRYLSREDVPREVVEKEREILKTQAINEGKPEKIVEKIVDGRIEKFYEENCLLEQPFIKDPDKNISQLIMEKIAIIGENITISRFARFERGEVIKDNTSSV
- the pyrH gene encoding UMP kinase, which codes for MQKPVYKRIILKISGEALAGSKGFGIDQQILNSIADQIKEVHNLGVEVAIVVGGGNIWRGRDSEQMDRATADYMGMLATVINALALQDVLENRGVQTRVQTAIEMREVAEPYIRRRAIRHLEKGRVVIFAAGTGNPFFSTDTTAALRAAEIEAEVILLAKKVDGVYDSDPLLNTAAQKYDSLDYIDVLNKGLGVMDSTATSLCMDNNIPIIVFGINTPGNIKRVILGENIGTLVRGS